The Streptomyces sp. Je 1-332 genome has a window encoding:
- a CDS encoding decarboxylase produces MTALGFLYPGHSAEDDYPRMEQMLGSDVRLQVVHTDIGEDAHRVDALLEMGSTARLAAGVEELRLSGAEAVVWACTSASFVFGWEGAHEQVRALARSAGLPASSTSFAFAHAAREVGAGRVAVAATYPEDVAGLFASFLKAAGVEVVSTQSNGIITAAEVGTWGWQEVRAMAHAGDHPDAEALLLPDTALHTAAYIHDLEQDLGKPVLTANQVTVWEALRLASRRVNAPSLGALFTKEPVVQARG; encoded by the coding sequence GTGACCGCACTTGGTTTCCTCTATCCGGGTCACTCGGCTGAGGACGACTACCCCCGCATGGAGCAGATGCTGGGAAGTGATGTCCGGCTGCAGGTCGTCCACACCGACATCGGCGAGGACGCGCACCGGGTCGACGCACTCCTGGAGATGGGGTCGACGGCACGGCTGGCCGCCGGGGTCGAGGAGCTGCGTCTGTCCGGGGCCGAGGCGGTGGTGTGGGCCTGCACCAGCGCGAGCTTCGTCTTCGGCTGGGAGGGTGCGCACGAGCAGGTCCGCGCCCTCGCCCGCTCCGCGGGCCTGCCGGCTTCCAGTACGTCCTTCGCGTTCGCGCACGCGGCGCGGGAGGTGGGGGCGGGCAGAGTCGCCGTCGCCGCCACGTATCCGGAGGACGTGGCGGGGCTCTTCGCCTCGTTCCTGAAGGCGGCCGGCGTGGAGGTCGTGTCGACGCAGTCGAACGGCATCATCACGGCGGCGGAGGTGGGTACGTGGGGCTGGCAGGAGGTCAGGGCCATGGCCCACGCGGGCGACCACCCCGACGCGGAGGCGCTCCTGCTTCCCGATACGGCGCTGCACACCGCGGCGTACATCCATGACCTGGAGCAGGACCTCGGCAAGCCGGTCCTGACGGCGAACCAGGTCACGGTCTGGGAGGCACTACGCCTCGCATCCCGCCGGGTGAACGCCCCGTCCCTGGGCGCACTCTTCACCAAGGAGCCGGTGGTGCAGGCTCGGGGGTAG
- a CDS encoding decarboxylase: MDVSFLGGPHPQRGVGVVAPFDFALDRELWRWVPDEISLHLTRTPYVPVEVSLDLARLVSEHETLGEAVRALSAIGPEVLAYACTSGSFVGGIAGERAMCEAMTREGEVSAVTTSGALLEALEDLGARRIALVTPYTWSVTQSLEEYLGESGVSVTGRAYLGLTRHIWKVPYKDVADMARRAVLGGADALFISCTNLATYDVIPQLEAELRMPVISANQVTMWSALRRLGTHAVGPYQALINPSARPGTGPVAAPGELPGVVPLDPPQGLPEGPPTLP, from the coding sequence ATGGACGTCTCCTTCCTCGGCGGACCACACCCTCAACGCGGTGTAGGTGTCGTCGCCCCTTTCGACTTCGCACTCGACCGGGAGCTCTGGCGCTGGGTGCCGGACGAGATCTCCCTCCATCTGACCCGCACCCCGTACGTCCCCGTCGAGGTAAGCCTTGACCTGGCACGACTCGTCAGCGAGCACGAAACGCTCGGCGAGGCGGTGCGCGCGCTGAGCGCGATCGGACCCGAAGTCCTCGCGTACGCCTGCACGTCGGGCAGCTTCGTCGGTGGGATCGCCGGCGAGCGCGCGATGTGCGAGGCCATGACCCGCGAGGGCGAGGTCTCCGCCGTCACCACGTCGGGCGCGCTGCTCGAGGCGCTCGAGGATCTGGGCGCGCGGCGCATCGCGCTCGTCACGCCCTACACCTGGTCCGTGACGCAGTCCCTGGAGGAGTACCTGGGCGAGTCGGGGGTGTCCGTCACCGGCCGCGCCTACCTGGGCCTGACCAGGCACATCTGGAAAGTCCCCTACAAGGACGTGGCGGACATGGCACGGCGGGCGGTGCTCGGCGGGGCCGACGCGCTCTTCATCAGCTGCACCAACCTCGCCACGTACGACGTCATTCCGCAGCTGGAGGCGGAGCTGCGGATGCCCGTGATCTCCGCGAACCAGGTGACGATGTGGTCCGCCCTGCGCAGGCTGGGTACCCATGCCGTAGGGCCCTACCAGGCGCTGATCAATCCGAGTGCCAGGCCGGGCACGGGCCCGGTCGCCGCGCCGGGCGAGCTGCCCGGTGTGGTACCGCTCGATCCGCCCCAGGGTCTGCCCGAAGGACCACCAACGCTGCCTTGA
- a CDS encoding D-2-hydroxyacid dehydrogenase produces the protein MSETTVLVLDAPSPAPPPRLGSLTGRARILHADADTLADQLPLADVLLVWDFLSDAVRDAWPGEGRRPRWVHTASAGVDRLMCPELAESDTLVTNARGVFDQPIAEYVAALVLAMAKDLPRTLQLQGERTWRHRETQRVARTRACVVGSGPIGHAIVRMLKGLGIITALVGRSARGGVHGPEELDRLMARADWVVCAAPLTDDTRGMFDERRFGMMQPSARFINIGRGALVVEDDLAAALSKRWIAGAALDVFEHEPLPADSPLWTAPGLLVSPHMSGDTVGWRDELGAQFVELYEEWAAGRPLSNVVDKKRGYVPGN, from the coding sequence ATGTCCGAAACAACCGTTCTGGTCCTTGACGCCCCGTCCCCCGCTCCGCCGCCCCGTCTCGGCAGCCTCACCGGCCGCGCCCGGATCCTGCACGCGGACGCGGACACCCTGGCGGACCAACTCCCCCTCGCCGACGTGCTGCTGGTGTGGGACTTCCTCTCGGACGCCGTGCGCGACGCCTGGCCGGGCGAGGGCCGCAGGCCCCGCTGGGTGCACACCGCGAGCGCGGGCGTGGACCGCCTCATGTGCCCGGAGCTCGCCGAGTCCGACACGCTGGTGACCAACGCCCGCGGCGTCTTCGACCAGCCGATCGCCGAGTACGTGGCGGCCCTCGTCCTCGCCATGGCGAAGGATCTGCCGCGCACCCTCCAGCTCCAGGGCGAGCGCACCTGGCGGCACCGCGAGACCCAGCGAGTGGCCCGTACGCGCGCGTGCGTGGTGGGTTCGGGGCCGATCGGGCACGCCATCGTCCGCATGCTGAAGGGGCTCGGGATCATCACCGCCCTGGTGGGGCGCAGCGCCCGGGGCGGCGTGCACGGCCCCGAGGAGCTCGACCGGCTGATGGCGCGGGCCGACTGGGTGGTGTGCGCGGCGCCGCTCACGGACGACACGCGCGGCATGTTCGACGAGCGGCGCTTCGGGATGATGCAGCCGTCGGCGCGTTTCATCAACATCGGGCGCGGCGCGCTCGTCGTGGAGGACGATCTCGCGGCGGCCCTGTCGAAGAGGTGGATCGCGGGCGCGGCGCTGGACGTCTTCGAGCACGAGCCGCTGCCCGCGGACAGCCCGCTGTGGACGGCGCCGGGCCTCCTCGTCTCCCCGCACATGAGCGGCGACACGGTGGGCTGGCGCGATGAACTGGGCGCTCAGTTCGTCGAGTTGTACGAGGAGTGGGCGGCCGGGCGGCCTCTTTCCAACGTGGTCGACAAGAAACGTGGGTATGTACCCGGGAATTGA
- a CDS encoding amidase yields MTELTDLTAVQLVDSYRKGEVSPVDATRAALRRAGEVQPAVNAFVRVDDEQAVAQAEESAGRWRRGEPRGLLDGVPVSVKDILLQRGGPTLRGSKSVRPEGAWDEDAPSVARLREHGAVFIGKTTTPEFGWKGVTDSPQSGITRNPYDTSRTAGGSSGGSAAAVALGAAPVSLGTDGGGSVRIPGAFCGIFALKPTYGRVPLYPASAFGTLAHVGPMTRDAADAALLMDVISGPDPRDWSQLGPVADSFSAGIEGGVRGLRIAYSPSLGGQVAVRPAVAAAVRQAVESLAAQGAYVEETDPDFTDPVEAFHTLWFSGAARVIQHLPPERRELLDPGLREICAQGARYSALDYLAAVDVRMELGRRMGRFHQTYDLLVTPTLPITAFEAGAEVPKGSGHRRWTGWTPFTYPFNMTQQPAATVPCGTDREGLPIGVQIVGARHADALVLRAAHALYEAGSARIAPPAVN; encoded by the coding sequence ATGACCGAGCTCACGGATCTCACCGCGGTTCAACTCGTCGACTCCTACCGCAAGGGCGAAGTCAGTCCGGTCGACGCGACACGGGCGGCGCTGCGCAGGGCCGGTGAAGTGCAGCCCGCGGTGAACGCCTTCGTGCGCGTGGACGACGAACAGGCTGTCGCGCAGGCCGAGGAGAGCGCCGGGCGGTGGCGGCGCGGTGAGCCGCGGGGGCTCCTCGACGGGGTTCCGGTCTCGGTCAAGGACATCCTGCTGCAACGCGGCGGCCCGACGCTGCGGGGCTCGAAGTCCGTCCGCCCGGAGGGGGCTTGGGACGAGGACGCGCCGTCGGTGGCGCGGCTGCGCGAGCACGGCGCGGTGTTCATCGGCAAGACGACGACGCCCGAGTTCGGCTGGAAGGGCGTCACGGACAGCCCGCAGAGCGGGATCACGCGTAATCCGTACGACACCTCGCGCACCGCTGGTGGCTCCAGCGGCGGCAGCGCGGCGGCCGTGGCGCTCGGCGCGGCGCCGGTGTCGCTGGGCACGGACGGCGGTGGCTCGGTGCGCATCCCGGGCGCCTTCTGCGGGATCTTCGCGCTGAAGCCGACGTACGGCCGGGTGCCGCTGTACCCCGCGTCCGCGTTCGGCACGCTCGCGCACGTCGGCCCCATGACGCGGGACGCGGCGGACGCGGCGCTCCTGATGGACGTCATCAGCGGCCCCGACCCCCGGGACTGGTCGCAGCTCGGCCCGGTCGCGGACAGCTTCAGCGCGGGTATCGAAGGCGGCGTACGCGGCCTGCGCATCGCGTACTCACCCTCGCTCGGCGGCCAGGTCGCGGTGCGGCCCGCGGTGGCCGCCGCGGTGCGGCAGGCGGTGGAGTCCCTCGCCGCGCAGGGAGCGTACGTCGAGGAGACGGACCCCGACTTCACGGACCCGGTGGAGGCCTTTCACACGCTGTGGTTCAGCGGCGCCGCGCGGGTGATCCAGCATCTGCCGCCGGAGCGGCGGGAGTTGCTCGACCCGGGGCTGCGCGAGATCTGTGCGCAGGGCGCCCGGTACAGCGCGCTCGACTACCTTGCCGCAGTTGACGTACGCATGGAGCTAGGCCGTCGCATGGGCCGCTTCCACCAGACGTACGACCTCCTGGTCACTCCGACGTTGCCGATCACCGCGTTCGAGGCGGGAGCGGAGGTACCGAAAGGTTCCGGCCATCGTCGGTGGACGGGATGGACGCCGTTCACGTACCCCTTCAACATGACGCAGCAGCCGGCCGCGACCGTCCCCTGCGGGACGGACCGGGAGGGGCTGCCGATCGGGGTGCAGATCGTGGGGGCGCGGCACGCGGACGCGCTCGTCCTGCGGGCCGCGCACGCGCTGTACGAAGCGGGCAGCGCGAGGATCGCGCCGCCCGCGGTGAACTGA